A DNA window from Barnesiella intestinihominis YIT 11860 contains the following coding sequences:
- a CDS encoding O-antigen ligase family protein, producing the protein MYLLNYIYFLIITLLGLKFLTMKRGVMVNPLNREQKMVMDGPEMFWVLTFSTGLLALSAPGALDLMAIRLMVLEVFCIVGLFICKRSPQWSPAIVFYLLYIVWLVIGLSYSPAPGYGFRVILKYLYPLLIMLFASATVRDKEVFLKAGLGARLVALVSIGVFFIPYVVRLFPGVFWYGTASAINYISMCIFSLALFYYTDEKRKNLLLCVLFMLPCILWVFRTSIMGTTLALMTFFFFKYKLKSLPVIFVVLVLFVVAVFAIPSVREKMFKDSENVSIEQLQRGEISKDDINSNARFAMWEDLQSRFYDGKELMGSGIGSVQNYMYSNFVFGGLKVPHNDYVQMSCDSGIIGVVLYLLAVFAIIVHSFFVYQKYTDVSIKMCAIVAGSSIVGVALTMYTDNVVNYSMATLSYPFGFYGMMLGLIKKER; encoded by the coding sequence ATGTATTTACTCAACTACATATATTTTCTTATTATCACTTTGTTGGGATTGAAGTTTTTGACGATGAAACGGGGAGTGATGGTCAACCCGCTGAATCGGGAGCAGAAGATGGTGATGGACGGCCCGGAGATGTTTTGGGTGTTGACTTTTTCTACCGGATTATTAGCACTATCGGCTCCCGGAGCATTAGATTTAATGGCTATCCGATTGATGGTTTTGGAGGTCTTTTGCATAGTGGGACTGTTTATTTGTAAGCGATCTCCGCAATGGAGCCCGGCCATAGTATTTTATTTGTTATATATTGTTTGGTTAGTAATCGGGTTGAGTTATTCTCCGGCTCCCGGATATGGATTCCGGGTAATTTTGAAATACCTCTATCCTCTGTTGATAATGCTTTTTGCCTCGGCTACGGTGCGGGATAAAGAGGTCTTTCTCAAAGCCGGATTAGGAGCTCGGTTGGTAGCTCTCGTCTCTATCGGTGTTTTTTTTATACCATATGTCGTTCGTCTTTTTCCCGGAGTATTTTGGTATGGTACAGCAAGTGCCATTAACTACATATCGATGTGTATTTTTTCTTTGGCTCTCTTTTATTATACCGATGAAAAGAGGAAGAATCTTTTACTATGTGTGTTGTTTATGCTTCCTTGTATCTTATGGGTGTTTCGCACCAGTATTATGGGAACTACATTGGCTTTGATGACATTTTTCTTCTTTAAATACAAGTTGAAATCGTTACCCGTAATATTTGTTGTATTGGTATTGTTTGTTGTAGCTGTTTTTGCTATACCTTCAGTACGGGAGAAGATGTTTAAGGATAGCGAGAATGTATCTATCGAACAGTTGCAGCGGGGCGAAATCTCGAAAGACGATATTAATAGTAACGCTCGTTTTGCTATGTGGGAAGATTTACAAAGTCGGTTTTATGATGGAAAAGAACTGATGGGTTCGGGGATAGGAAGTGTCCAAAACTATATGTATAGTAATTTCGTGTTTGGAGGCTTGAAAGTGCCTCATAACGATTATGTTCAAATGTCTTGTGACAGTGGTATCATAGGTGTCGTATTATATCTGTTGGCGGTTTTTGCTATTATTGTGCATAGTTTTTTTGTATATCAAAAGTATACCGATGTATCTATAAAGATGTGCGCTATCGTAGCCGGGAGTAGCATAGTCGGGGTTGCTCTTACGATGTATACCGATAATGTGGTCAATTACTCTATGGCGACACTTTCTTATCCGTTCGGATTTTATGGAATGATGTTAGGACTTATAAAAAAAGAAAGATAG
- a CDS encoding glycosyltransferase family 4 protein, with product MTILICIPCLMTGGTEIQTLNLVRALVAGGHRVVTTCYFEYSDDMVVRFRKAGSEVVCLSPTGTRVNGWRGILFLYKGLRRVLKQYKPDVAHVQYMAPGAIPILLLRWLGVRQIITTAHTAADIYPNLRLVHFIQRHCVRAFTCITELAERSFFGTSRLYNENTPLSKRNHFTIYNALPPGFSIVRENRSFVRPITIGVVSRLEEIKGMDLVVPAFAQVKKRYPDTRLVIVGDGSLRVKMQRQVQECDCTENVEWAGRQPQERLTEWYRRMDIVLMPSRSEGFGLTAIEAMANGCVVVASRTGGLPEVVQDGEVGLLHEVGSIDDMANKIVSLIATPELLQKYSSDAIRYVRRYSFERYSQLFNDLYKRLVTAKR from the coding sequence ATGACAATCCTTATTTGCATACCTTGTTTGATGACCGGTGGAACGGAGATTCAGACGCTGAATCTCGTACGGGCACTTGTTGCCGGAGGACATCGGGTAGTAACGACATGCTATTTCGAATATAGCGATGATATGGTCGTCCGATTCCGAAAAGCCGGTAGCGAGGTGGTTTGTCTGAGCCCTACCGGAACGCGAGTGAATGGTTGGCGGGGAATACTTTTTTTATACAAAGGATTACGCAGGGTATTGAAGCAGTATAAACCCGATGTGGCTCATGTGCAATATATGGCTCCGGGTGCTATTCCTATCCTGTTGCTGCGATGGTTAGGAGTACGGCAGATTATTACCACGGCACATACGGCAGCCGATATCTATCCTAATTTACGGCTGGTACATTTTATTCAACGACATTGTGTGCGGGCGTTTACATGTATTACCGAGCTGGCCGAGCGATCTTTCTTCGGGACATCTCGATTGTATAATGAGAATACTCCTTTGAGCAAACGCAACCATTTTACGATTTATAATGCGTTGCCTCCCGGCTTTTCTATTGTGAGAGAGAATAGGAGCTTTGTTCGCCCAATCACGATAGGGGTTGTCAGCCGATTGGAAGAGATTAAGGGTATGGATTTGGTTGTTCCGGCATTTGCACAGGTGAAAAAGCGATATCCCGATACCCGATTGGTGATTGTGGGGGACGGTTCTTTGCGGGTGAAAATGCAACGACAAGTGCAAGAGTGCGATTGTACCGAAAATGTCGAGTGGGCAGGTCGTCAACCGCAGGAGAGATTGACGGAGTGGTATCGCCGCATGGATATCGTACTGATGCCCTCCCGTAGCGAAGGGTTTGGACTGACGGCTATCGAGGCAATGGCGAACGGTTGCGTGGTAGTCGCTTCCCGAACGGGAGGATTGCCCGAAGTTGTTCAAGACGGAGAAGTCGGGCTGTTGCACGAGGTGGGTTCAATTGACGATATGGCAAATAAAATCGTATCGCTGATCGCGACTCCTGAGTTGTTACAAAAATATTCATCAGACGCGATACGGTATGTTCGTAGGTATAGTTTCGAACGCTATTCTCAGTTGTTTAATGATTTGTATAAAAGATTGGTAACGGCTAAACGGTAA
- a CDS encoding glycosyltransferase codes for MTFSIVIPTYNGADFIEQALLSALNQSRPADEIVISDDNSSDDTLAICQKYTDRIKIYRNLQGPSGFVNGWNHAIEKATGEYISILHQDDLLASTFLEEVEKALAVYPDVKHLFAPCNYIDGDGNNLQDLDYCTSEIKRYTGIEYVRAYQTIGRPHIHRCPGVVTHRDIFKVCQYREEAGHIADDDFFYRVGQYTDVVGILSPLASYRLHSKSETGHLKNMQLVQRLAHDYIFQVKQWMECDFMGKKEFEYFCSLAARFAFEEFYYGVKYKQCTWEKEGKDYMEYLKLQDIKILIKYRLFLLLTSFLGKNLLSKLLK; via the coding sequence ATGACTTTTTCAATCGTTATACCCACTTACAATGGAGCTGATTTTATTGAGCAGGCATTGCTTTCGGCATTGAATCAGAGTCGACCTGCCGATGAGATAGTCATATCTGATGATAATTCTTCTGATGATACGCTTGCTATTTGCCAAAAATATACTGATCGGATAAAGATTTATCGGAATCTGCAAGGGCCGTCAGGATTTGTGAACGGTTGGAATCATGCAATAGAAAAAGCTACTGGAGAGTATATTTCAATTCTTCATCAAGACGATTTGTTAGCTTCCACTTTTTTGGAAGAAGTCGAAAAAGCATTAGCTGTTTATCCTGATGTGAAACATTTATTTGCTCCGTGTAATTATATTGATGGAGATGGTAATAATTTGCAAGACCTCGATTATTGCACGAGTGAAATAAAACGGTATACGGGAATAGAGTATGTGCGAGCTTATCAGACGATTGGTCGTCCGCATATACATCGTTGTCCCGGGGTGGTAACCCATAGAGATATTTTTAAAGTTTGCCAGTATCGGGAAGAAGCGGGTCATATAGCCGATGATGATTTTTTCTATCGGGTAGGACAATATACCGATGTGGTAGGGATATTGAGTCCGTTGGCTTCGTATCGGTTACATAGTAAATCGGAGACTGGGCACTTGAAAAACATGCAACTGGTTCAACGGTTGGCTCATGATTATATATTTCAAGTGAAGCAGTGGATGGAGTGTGATTTTATGGGAAAAAAGGAGTTTGAATATTTTTGTTCTCTTGCTGCCCGTTTTGCATTTGAAGAATTCTATTATGGAGTTAAATATAAACAGTGTACTTGGGAAAAGGAGGGTAAGGACTATATGGAATATTTAAAATTACAGGATATAAAAATTTTAATTAAGTATAGACTTTTTCTTTTGTTAACTTCGTTTTTGGGAAAAAATCTTTTATCAAAATTGTTAAAATGA
- a CDS encoding glycosyltransferase family 4 protein gives MKRLLIDINSIIPYYTVGFVTGIGRSTLELLKALSKVEDIPFEIVLFSQNTRGVKAKKDFSFKYLHFYMPYRKFFKKISSILQLKRWFCRYDLIHMPNNTDLEENERKVIYTIHDLIVCRYPEMWGVENDLSFFVKLKFSLRNCKAIVTCSESSKRDIIDFSGVPEDKVISIPWGIDREKFRSVKKSDFIKRVGISSLYYFSASCNHPRKNLSLILQAYRDYYEKGGVGQLVLLNPNKAEMIGFEDLMRSKRIIVCRCISDEELVELYSHAQCSIIVSEYEGFGFPVLESLACHTMVLSAANSSLVEAGGNVVDYVESLSVEAISRKMLKYDKKEKYETIDIKKIESHLNNFTWEKCAERYINFYRKQLSI, from the coding sequence ATGAAACGGCTGCTCATTGATATAAATTCGATTATTCCTTATTATACAGTTGGCTTTGTTACAGGGATCGGTCGCTCTACACTTGAATTATTAAAAGCGCTATCAAAAGTTGAAGATATTCCTTTTGAAATAGTTTTATTCTCTCAAAATACGCGAGGTGTAAAGGCTAAGAAGGATTTCTCATTTAAATATTTGCATTTTTATATGCCATATCGGAAATTTTTTAAAAAGATATCCAGTATACTACAATTGAAACGATGGTTTTGTAGATATGATCTTATTCACATGCCTAATAATACAGATCTGGAAGAAAATGAACGGAAGGTTATTTATACGATACATGATTTAATAGTGTGTCGTTATCCTGAAATGTGGGGAGTAGAGAATGACTTGTCTTTTTTTGTTAAGTTAAAATTTTCGTTAAGGAATTGCAAAGCAATAGTAACTTGTTCGGAATCCTCAAAAAGAGATATTATAGATTTTTCCGGAGTTCCCGAAGATAAAGTTATATCAATACCATGGGGTATTGATAGGGAGAAATTTAGATCTGTAAAAAAGTCTGATTTTATTAAACGTGTGGGGATATCTTCGTTGTATTATTTTTCGGCTTCATGCAATCACCCTCGTAAAAATTTATCTCTCATATTGCAAGCCTATCGTGATTATTATGAGAAAGGTGGAGTAGGTCAATTAGTTTTGTTGAATCCAAATAAAGCCGAGATGATAGGATTTGAAGATTTGATGAGGAGTAAAAGGATAATTGTCTGCCGATGTATTTCTGACGAAGAGTTAGTAGAGTTGTATTCTCATGCTCAATGCTCGATTATTGTATCGGAATATGAAGGCTTTGGATTCCCTGTTTTAGAATCTTTGGCATGTCATACCATGGTACTTTCAGCCGCTAATAGTAGTTTGGTGGAAGCAGGAGGGAATGTTGTGGATTATGTCGAGTCGTTAAGTGTGGAGGCGATAAGTCGAAAAATGTTGAAGTATGATAAAAAGGAAAAGTATGAAACAATAGATATAAAAAAAATAGAATCTCATCTGAATAATTTTACGTGGGAAAAATGTGCTGAGCGGTATATTAATTTTTATAGAAAACAATTGAGCATATAA
- a CDS encoding glycosyltransferase translates to MRPTIFCLMPVKNEEWIIERSLSSASIWADKIIVSDQGSTDRTVEIARRFPKVTLLDNSKLEEFNEQEMRAPLFAEARKYSGKKLLISLDADEIFTPNFDSPEWNSMLNAEEGTRFIFNWYHILPDYENVFTTIYNTCAFMDDGSEYNVGLIHVPRQPIPVRPVLQIKLNDISILHFQFINWERMERKHIWYQMYERIFYPKKSCISIYRGLHYDKHFLERYKKIPLNREWIDGYKTYKIDITTVHLVPCYIWDEVIIKYLNTYPKKYFNRIDMWNINWVEKIDKNVSFEKTKFEDKRTVLDKALMYYLRRTQGRKDTLGIKIIDRILKFLFR, encoded by the coding sequence ATGAGACCAACTATTTTTTGTCTAATGCCTGTAAAAAATGAGGAGTGGATTATAGAAAGATCTCTTTCTTCTGCGAGTATTTGGGCTGATAAAATCATTGTTTCAGATCAAGGTTCTACGGATAGGACTGTTGAGATTGCCCGGAGATTTCCAAAAGTAACTTTATTGGATAATTCTAAATTAGAAGAATTTAACGAGCAAGAAATGAGGGCTCCTTTATTTGCTGAAGCTAGAAAATATTCAGGAAAAAAACTTCTTATTTCTTTAGATGCAGATGAGATATTCACGCCAAATTTTGATAGTCCAGAGTGGAATTCTATGTTGAATGCAGAGGAAGGAACACGATTTATATTTAATTGGTATCATATATTACCGGATTATGAAAATGTTTTTACAACAATTTATAATACTTGTGCATTTATGGATGATGGCAGTGAGTATAATGTTGGATTAATTCATGTTCCAAGACAGCCAATTCCAGTTCGCCCTGTTTTGCAGATAAAATTAAATGATATTTCGATATTACATTTTCAATTTATAAATTGGGAAAGAATGGAAAGGAAACACATTTGGTATCAGATGTATGAAAGAATTTTTTATCCTAAGAAAAGTTGTATTTCTATTTATAGGGGACTTCACTATGATAAGCATTTTTTAGAGAGATATAAAAAGATACCATTAAATAGAGAATGGATAGATGGATATAAGACTTATAAAATAGATATTACGACAGTTCATTTGGTTCCTTGTTATATATGGGATGAAGTTATTATAAAATATTTAAATACATATCCTAAAAAATATTTTAATAGGATAGACATGTGGAATATTAATTGGGTAGAAAAAATTGATAAAAATGTATCTTTTGAAAAAACTAAATTTGAAGATAAAAGAACAGTTTTAGATAAAGCATTAATGTATTATTTGAGAAGAACTCAAGGTCGGAAGGATACTTTAGGAATAAAGATTATTGATAGGATATTAAAATTTCTATTTAGATGA
- a CDS encoding polysaccharide pyruvyl transferase family protein produces the protein MTPNYRLLDIKYLITKKIPLIVLGKIKRNLLPVYYVRWSNNFGDLLTLMILKYYGFTPVFSYQKRAKCVVIGTILELIPFDFSGYILGSGWTRSRKGNFPNAIFMGVRGFLTKEYLDIKDDVCIGDPGLLISEIYPCSKLEKKYKLGIIPHESEIEDSKTKKIKNRLGNKCIIISPRNRNPQKVLELINSCEYIVSSSLHGLIVSDSYGIPNGWIKINEIDDSKDFKFYDYYSSLGETLTPFQINGNEFIEDFINICRTPQVAKIMKIREKLNRMFLNFKIDIHK, from the coding sequence ATGACGCCTAATTATCGATTATTGGATATAAAATATCTAATAACAAAAAAGATTCCATTAATTGTTTTAGGAAAGATAAAAAGGAATCTACTTCCTGTTTATTATGTGAGATGGTCTAATAATTTTGGAGATTTATTAACTCTGATGATTTTGAAATATTATGGTTTTACACCTGTTTTTTCATATCAGAAACGAGCAAAGTGTGTGGTTATAGGAACCATATTAGAGTTAATCCCATTTGATTTTAGTGGCTATATTTTAGGTTCTGGGTGGACGAGGTCTAGAAAGGGAAATTTTCCCAATGCCATTTTTATGGGTGTTAGAGGTTTCTTGACTAAGGAATATTTAGATATAAAAGACGATGTTTGTATTGGGGATCCAGGACTTCTTATAAGTGAAATTTATCCATGCTCGAAATTAGAAAAGAAATATAAGTTGGGAATTATTCCTCATGAAAGTGAGATAGAAGATAGCAAGACGAAAAAAATAAAAAATAGATTAGGAAATAAGTGTATCATTATTAGCCCTAGAAATAGGAATCCTCAAAAAGTGTTAGAACTAATAAATTCGTGTGAGTATATAGTCTCTTCTTCTTTACACGGTTTGATTGTTTCAGATAGTTATGGAATTCCGAATGGTTGGATTAAGATTAATGAAATAGATGATAGCAAAGATTTTAAATTTTATGATTATTACTCATCCTTAGGTGAAACATTAACACCTTTTCAAATTAATGGAAATGAGTTTATTGAAGACTTTATAAATATATGTAGAACTCCTCAAGTTGCTAAAATAATGAAAATTAGAGAAAAATTAAATCGGATGTTTCTAAATTTTAAAATAGATATACATAAATGA
- a CDS encoding lipopolysaccharide biosynthesis protein produces MPQQESRVKKSLLNARVNLIFYFLTLILSFFSRKIFLDTLGADFVGLTGTLQNLLGFLNLAELGIGSAIGYVLYKPLFEHDEGKINEIISVFGYLYRWIGFIILGAGIVLACFLPLIFPNTEFEMGVIFFAYFSFLASSLIGYFANYKQTLLGADQKNYVVTAYFQTANIIKVLIQMASAYYTGSYYLWVAIELTFGIIYSFILNWKINQVYPWLRSEVRQGKQLFKKYPEVMKYTKQLFVYKISWLIRFQSQNILIYFFSSLKMVAYYGNYSIIFDKLLFLSGNIFNSISASIGNLIAENNKEKIFQTYWELFSIRFIFTSIIAFSLYVSMPYFISFWLGPKYILTHTVFLLMVISLFFDQIRSITDQFLFGYGLFYDVWASILEAVVSISVSIVCGYCWGLEGVICGNISSNVFIAQIWKPIFLFRKGFNMKPKYYYTNLIIYVVLLCISLYISLYLINNILTSPNSLISFVFYVLICVAVFGFILISFLLLFTSGTRNIFRRIFNLKIFVR; encoded by the coding sequence ATGCCTCAACAAGAATCGCGGGTCAAAAAATCATTGTTGAATGCAAGGGTCAATCTCATATTCTATTTCCTGACTCTTATTCTCTCGTTTTTCTCCCGGAAGATATTTCTCGATACGCTGGGAGCTGATTTTGTGGGACTCACCGGCACGTTGCAAAATCTGCTCGGATTCCTTAATTTGGCAGAATTGGGGATAGGAAGCGCCATAGGTTATGTGCTTTATAAGCCCCTATTCGAGCACGATGAGGGAAAAATCAACGAGATTATCTCTGTGTTCGGTTATCTCTATCGTTGGATAGGTTTTATTATCTTGGGTGCAGGTATTGTACTGGCTTGCTTTCTTCCGTTGATATTTCCCAATACGGAGTTTGAGATGGGAGTTATCTTTTTTGCCTATTTCTCGTTTTTGGCCTCCTCGTTAATCGGTTATTTTGCCAACTACAAACAAACGCTTTTGGGAGCCGACCAAAAAAATTATGTGGTTACCGCCTATTTCCAAACAGCAAATATTATAAAGGTTCTCATTCAAATGGCTTCGGCCTACTATACCGGCAGTTACTACCTGTGGGTTGCCATTGAATTAACCTTTGGCATTATTTATTCTTTCATATTGAATTGGAAAATCAATCAAGTCTATCCGTGGCTTCGCAGTGAAGTGCGTCAAGGCAAGCAACTATTCAAAAAATATCCCGAGGTGATGAAATACACCAAACAGTTGTTTGTTTATAAAATTTCTTGGCTGATTCGATTTCAGTCCCAAAATATTTTAATATATTTTTTTTCATCTTTGAAGATGGTTGCGTATTATGGAAATTATAGTATAATTTTTGATAAGTTGCTATTTTTATCAGGGAATATATTTAATAGTATTTCTGCAAGTATTGGAAATTTGATCGCGGAAAATAATAAAGAAAAAATTTTCCAAACTTATTGGGAGCTGTTTAGTATAAGGTTTATTTTTACGAGTATAATAGCTTTTTCTTTATATGTATCAATGCCATATTTTATATCTTTTTGGCTTGGGCCAAAATATATATTGACACATACAGTATTTTTATTGATGGTTATTTCATTATTTTTTGATCAGATAAGATCCATTACAGATCAATTCCTTTTTGGGTATGGTCTGTTTTATGATGTATGGGCTTCTATTTTAGAAGCTGTAGTTAGCATAAGTGTATCTATTGTATGTGGATATTGTTGGGGCTTAGAAGGTGTTATTTGTGGTAATATTTCTAGTAATGTATTTATTGCACAGATATGGAAGCCTATATTTCTTTTTCGGAAAGGGTTTAATATGAAACCCAAATATTATTATACGAATTTAATTATCTATGTTGTTTTATTATGTATTAGTTTGTATATTTCTTTATATCTAATTAATAATATATTAACGAGTCCTAATAGTTTAATTTCTTTTGTCTTTTATGTTTTGATATGTGTAGCAGTGTTTGGATTTATATTAATTTCTTTTTTATTGCTATTTACAAGTGGAACAAGAAATATTTTTAGAAGAATTTTTAATCTTAAAATTTTTGTGAGATGA
- a CDS encoding GumC family protein → MELIQETKNDKKNEGGVTLRDIVELVFDNWYWIVLSVVICMSVAWFYLAMQTPLYKRSAVMLVKSENKSGNDMSAVLELNGGISGSGVENEIYILQSHQLMREVVGRLHLDVTYQVKNWLHYDQLYAESPIRVNFLDAYTAPVSMEIKPLNGNRFLLNQLKIGTKKSDNEGQEFLFGDTIISAAGRFIVEDIPDKISAYYNVPVEVSRIDLNTAANIYHSFISTSLAGERTTLVQINCVDSNISRAEAILNALIDVYRETIIEDKNRIATSTAKFINERVEIISKELGDVENELTDFKQKNRIVSIDAAATQFMSESSKMRDELVQLETEYAIARAVERYLTDNENGKQLIPNVSGVGDSGLQNQITTYNEILLQRERLAANSGENNPLVKDLDNNLAAVRVNLTASMDSYLSTLKLKLRKAREVESQTLDRIESVPQQEKKALGIIRQQSIKESLYTFLLNKREENALQLAITEANIRVIESPFGSSAPVAPARRMLLMGAFIVGLIIPLAIQLLRLLWNTGVRGRKDIEDYTSMPILGEIPLMKDRDGEHAIVVEENKTSSVAESFRLLRSNMDFVAPQARVVMFTSTMPGEGKSFVSRNFAVTLAMTNKKVVLLDMDLRKRTLSKTLDLTTKNGVSTWLSGKNNSVSELVQSSNIHAMFDIISAGIVPPNPSELLMSDRLPVLVEELKKQYDYIILDCVPALVVADSSIIGRVADLTVYVIRNGMLDRRYLPELEKLYRENKFKNLTVVINGVEMESKKYGYGYGYGYGYGYGYGVEHGRKKKRNVIYKIAHRIGRIFRG, encoded by the coding sequence ATGGAGCTCATTCAAGAAACTAAGAACGATAAGAAAAATGAAGGAGGGGTAACCCTGCGGGATATTGTCGAGTTGGTATTCGATAATTGGTATTGGATTGTGCTATCGGTCGTTATATGTATGTCGGTCGCATGGTTTTATTTAGCTATGCAAACACCGTTATACAAGAGAAGCGCGGTAATGTTAGTGAAGAGCGAAAACAAATCGGGAAACGATATGTCGGCTGTTCTTGAATTAAATGGGGGCATATCGGGTAGCGGAGTCGAGAATGAAATCTATATTTTGCAGTCGCATCAATTAATGCGTGAAGTTGTCGGACGCTTACATTTGGACGTCACTTATCAGGTAAAAAATTGGTTGCACTATGATCAGTTGTATGCCGAGTCGCCTATCCGGGTGAATTTCTTAGATGCTTATACGGCTCCGGTTTCTATGGAAATTAAGCCCTTAAATGGGAATCGTTTTTTACTGAATCAACTCAAAATAGGTACGAAGAAAAGTGACAACGAAGGCCAAGAGTTTTTGTTCGGTGATACTATAATTTCCGCAGCCGGTCGATTTATTGTAGAGGATATCCCCGATAAAATATCGGCCTATTATAATGTACCGGTCGAAGTATCTCGTATAGACTTGAATACTGCGGCAAATATTTATCATTCGTTTATTTCGACCTCTTTGGCCGGAGAACGTACGACATTGGTACAAATAAACTGCGTAGACTCGAATATCTCGCGTGCCGAGGCTATATTGAACGCTTTGATCGATGTTTATCGGGAAACGATTATCGAAGATAAAAACCGCATTGCGACCAGTACGGCTAAATTTATTAATGAACGAGTCGAAATTATCAGTAAAGAGTTAGGTGACGTAGAGAATGAATTGACCGATTTCAAACAAAAGAATCGCATTGTCAGTATAGATGCAGCGGCCACTCAATTTATGAGCGAAAGCAGTAAGATGAGAGACGAATTGGTGCAGCTGGAAACCGAATATGCCATCGCACGGGCGGTAGAACGTTATTTGACCGATAATGAAAATGGGAAGCAGTTGATACCCAATGTATCGGGGGTAGGGGATAGTGGCTTGCAAAATCAGATAACGACCTATAACGAGATTCTGTTACAGAGAGAAAGATTAGCCGCCAACTCGGGTGAGAATAACCCTTTGGTAAAAGATTTAGACAATAATTTAGCCGCTGTAAGAGTCAATCTTACAGCCTCGATGGATAGTTATCTGTCTACACTGAAACTAAAATTGAGAAAGGCCCGGGAGGTTGAGTCGCAGACACTCGATCGTATCGAGTCGGTCCCTCAACAAGAGAAAAAGGCTTTGGGCATTATACGTCAGCAAAGTATTAAAGAGTCGTTGTATACATTCTTGCTGAATAAACGAGAAGAGAATGCTTTGCAGTTGGCTATTACCGAGGCCAATATACGGGTGATTGAGTCACCCTTCGGTTCGTCGGCGCCCGTCGCCCCGGCTCGCAGAATGTTATTGATGGGAGCCTTTATCGTGGGACTCATTATACCGTTGGCGATACAGCTTTTGCGATTATTGTGGAACACCGGTGTGAGGGGGCGTAAAGATATTGAGGATTATACGTCGATGCCTATATTGGGCGAAATCCCATTGATGAAAGACCGAGATGGAGAACATGCCATTGTCGTGGAAGAGAATAAGACCAGCAGTGTGGCCGAGTCTTTCAGGTTATTACGTTCCAATATGGATTTCGTCGCTCCTCAGGCACGGGTCGTTATGTTTACGTCTACTATGCCGGGAGAGGGAAAAAGTTTCGTTTCCCGCAATTTTGCCGTAACATTGGCTATGACCAATAAAAAAGTGGTTTTGCTCGATATGGATTTGAGAAAACGCACATTGAGTAAAACATTGGATCTGACTACGAAAAACGGTGTGTCGACTTGGCTTTCCGGGAAAAACAACAGTGTGTCCGAGCTCGTTCAGTCCAGTAACATTCATGCGATGTTCGATATCATCTCGGCCGGTATTGTACCTCCCAATCCTTCGGAATTGTTGATGAGCGATCGATTACCTGTTTTGGTGGAAGAGTTGAAGAAACAATACGATTATATTATATTGGATTGCGTGCCGGCATTAGTCGTAGCCGATTCTTCTATCATCGGTCGGGTAGCCGATCTTACGGTCTATGTAATCCGTAACGGAATGTTGGATCGCCGTTATTTGCCGGAATTGGAAAAACTCTACCGGGAGAATAAATTCAAGAACCTTACGGTTGTCATCAATGGTGTCGAAATGGAGAGCAAAAAGTATGGATACGGTTACGGCTATGGTTATGGATACGGTTACGGCTATGGAGTGGAACATGGAAGAAAGAAAAAACGTAATGTCATCTATAAAATTGCTCATAGAATAGGACGGATTTTTAGGGGGTAA